Sequence from the Amaranthus tricolor cultivar Red isolate AtriRed21 chromosome 16, ASM2621246v1, whole genome shotgun sequence genome:
GCAGAATTCAAATTTGAAGTGTGTCACAGGCTATAGGATGGGTTATCAGacatatatttaaaagaaaatgaatgagCGATTTCCTTATTGTGGATTGTAGGGTAAGTCACATATTGAATccaaaattaagatttttaagagacAAATGGGATATATTCTTGAAATTCAGAAGCAAGTTAGTGGCTTTGGTTGGGATGATGCTTCAAAAATGGTAACTGGTGAGAAGGAAGTCTTTATGGGATGGGCTTaggtattttcttttatttaatttgttaacaGTAGCTATTAATCATAGTTTTTGCTATTAGTTTTGTTTCTTTCATTTGGTTGATATATAGTTATAAGATATGCTCCAGGGAAAACATGGAGCTGTTGCTCTATGTTGTAAATTGTTTCCTCTTTATGACAAGCTTTGTGAGATTTACGCCAAGGATCATGCCGGTGGAAGTATGGTCAAGGGGCCCGGAGACGATGAAGAAGGTGATAAGAATGAGGCTGAAAAGAATAATGATGCTATTAGCTCAACTCGAGCGATTGGGCAATCAAGTGGCCGACGAGATCGTAAGAGAAGAAGGCAAATTGAAAATGAAGAGCTTAGTGGGCTGGCCACTACATTGCATTGACAACTCTGATTGATGTTGAAAAGGAGTCTACTTCAATCACGATGGATATGAAGAAATCATTTTTACAAGATGTGGAGATAGCTGAGAAGAGAACTAACCTTTTTGGAGTATTGAGTAATTTGCAAGAACTGACACTAATAGAAGTTGTCGAAGCTACCACAATTATTAGCTTAGATGACAAGAAGGTGGAGATAATCTACAGTGTGCCGGATGAGCCCAAAGTTATCTTCGTCAAATCTTTGCTAAAATGATAGTGTTGatagattttaaaaatattataatgtaaAATGGTTGAACTTTAGGTTATACTTTCTATGTTGGTGAAAATGTAGGTGTGTTTTAAAAAAGTATGAACTTGGTAGTCACTAGAGGAATGGACTTTTTATCGTAATTTTTATGCCTAAACACTAGCTAATTTTCTCGGTTGAAGAGTACTACTATGGCTACTTAATTGAAACTTGTTTGTAATTGTCAAGCATTTGCAGTGTAAAGAATGCAtgaagaaaatattattatttgtaattgcAAGTCGATGCAAttgtccaaaaaaaataatgaagaaaaaaaggtaatttttgtaattatccacaaaaatattattattaaaaaaagaatcattagatacaataatgcttttagatacaaatatacaataatgaaactaagagtcattaccattttttattactaacaaccaaatgcaatcaatagaatattatcttttcattaccattctttagtcatgcacaccaaacaaaagaatcttcattaccaattcttaTATCCATTCCTttattactattgccattacaacatttcattcccattactttattaccatcaaccaaacgggccgtgaAGGTTTTGAAGATGCACAAGTAAGGCCTACTATAGCGTACAGATATTTGGTGAAGCATGCTAGAGGGACTGAGTGTTTAGGGTATACTTTAAGAGACCATCTAAACTATGTGAACAAATTGAGAATGAAGGAAATTGAGGGTGAGGACGCTCAAATTGTTATCAGGCAATTGATTATGTTGGCACATAAAGACAATGGTTTCTTTTGGAATATGAAACTTGATGATGATGCAAAGCTTGTGACACTCTTTTGGTGCGATTCTTTAATGAAGGAAGATTTCATAATTTATGGGgatgttttcatttttgataCAACATATTGCACAAACAAATACAACTTGATATGTGCACCGCTAGTTGGAATAAATAACCATTGGAACACAACAATGCTTGGATGTGCGTTCAAAGCAGATGAGAAAGTTGAATCATTTGTTTGGGTACTTGAGCAATTTTAAGAAGCAATGGAAGGAAAAAAATCTTGTATCAATTTTCACAGACCAAGACGCAACAATTGCAAGAGCAGTAGAAGAGGTATTTATTGTCTTACAATATTTAACTTAAACGTTATCAATTGCAATTTGCCTTTTAACACTTACAGTTCAATATTTATTGGAGGTCTATCCTTTCTTAAGGCATAGGCTATGCTTATGGCACATATTGAAAAATGCAGTTTCAACACTATGGAGCATTGAAGTCAGATGCAAACTTCAAAGATGCTTTTAACAAATGCTTAATGGGGTGTAGCAATCCAACTGAATTCCAGGAATGTTGGGAAAACATGGTtgataaattcaaaataaaaaggaatcaAGCTTACTACAAATGGTTTGACTGTACAACCTAAGAGAGAAATGGTGCACTACTTAAGTGAAGACTTCTTTTCAGCTGGAATATCATCTTCACAACGAAGTGAATCCACAAATAATGCAATTGGATTCGAAGAACTGAAAAGCACAAGTCTCTATCAATTcttcaaaatatttcaaaaaactaTTGAAAGATGGAGAGAAAGGGAGATAGCATTAGAGTTTTACTGCACAACAACAACCCCAACGTCTGCATTTAGACTTACTGGTTTATTACGACATGCGTCAAAGGTGTACACAACAATTTTATTCACAGAATTTGAACAGGAGTTCAAGATGGCTATCTCATCTTCAATTGAACAGGTTGTCGACATGGGAGATAAAAGATGTACAAGTATGTTTttataaaagtattattgttaaCTTATTCAAttcatttattataatattcaattttattattactttaataaaTATATGTCAATACTtatacttttttgcataaatatATTAGTTTCAGTATTAACaacttcaattttaatcttaaatgaattttaaattgtaataacAGAGTCTGGTTTGATGGATATACTGATATCAACATGCGTGAAGTTCAATACACCAAATACAATGATACTATACATTTTGACTGTACATTTAAGAAGTTTGAATCGAATGGATGGTTATGTTGTCATTGTTTACGCGTACTACACTTGCATTCTGTGCAAACAATACTAGATATATACATTCTTGCAATATGGACAAAGAATGCTAAGAAGGATATTTGGGATACACTTTATGGTAATCAATGTCCACCTACAGGCTTGGAACCCCCTAGAAAATCTACACTTACGTGGAGACAAAGCATGGGGCGTAAGTTTTACAATCTTGTGTTAAAGTCACATAGCAATGAAGAAGTAAGAAAGGTGGTAGAAGCACTGTACAATACAACAAGTGATGAAGTAGGCAAAATCATTAAGAGGGCTCGTAATGAAATTAAAGCTGCAATAGAAACATTAGAAGCAATAACAACATTACAAGTAACAACACAGGTAAGAGACCCAGAAAGAACGGtcacaaagggaagaaagaagAGATTGCAAGGACATTTTAAGACATCATAGAAGAGAGGATCTAAGTCTTCAACTCAAAAAGACTCAGCAACAAAAAGAAGaaacaaatatataatttgataCATTTTATGCTTTGTGAAACATATACAATTTGTATATCGTATTCTTTGAATTAATACGTATAAAAAATCATTCATTAATAAGTTTCTGTTTAACATTTAAACACATCAATTTTTCTCTAAGGTGTGTCAATTTTTATAGAAAGAATATCATAACAAAAACTTGATCAATTTATCATTTACAAACGTAAATTATTGCTTAATGTATGTCAATTTGTAGTAAACATAGCCATAACACCataaatctatttctctttaaaacacaataatttttaactaaatcAT
This genomic interval carries:
- the LOC130802616 gene encoding protein FAR1-RELATED SEQUENCE 5-like — encoded protein: MVHYLSEDFFSAGISSSQRSESTNNAIGFEELKSTSLYQFFKIFQKTIERWREREIALEFYCTTTTPTSAFRLTGLLRHASKVYTTILFTEFEQEFKMAISSSIEQVVDMGDKRCTSIVWFDGYTDINMREVQYTKYNDTIHFDCTFKKFESNGWLCCHCLRVLHLHSVQTILDIYILAIWTKNAKKDIWDTLYGNQCPPTGLEPPRKSTLTWRQSMGRKFYNLVLKSHSNEEVRKVVEALYNTTSDEVGKIIKRARNEIKAAIETLEAITTLQVTTQVRDPERTVTKGRKKRLQGHFKTS